The sequence below is a genomic window from Thermus islandicus DSM 21543.
GGCCGCCGATCACATTTGCGGGCGTGAAAAGCCCGGCGCTTTTAGCGGTTACACCCCCCTCACTTGAGCAAGATACATGCGGATTTGTGCGCTATTTTTTAACTGTTTTCACCTCCGTGCGGGGCAGGCCCGAGTGGACGGCGAGGTCCAGGGGGACCTCCCGAAGGAGGGCCCCCACCGCCCGGGCCTGGGCCCGTCCCCGTTCCGTGAGGCCCACCCCCTCCGGGGGGACGGGCCGCCCCCGGGGGAAGTAGTCCACCTCCCCGTGCCGGAGGAGAAGGAGCCTCCTTCTCACGGGTAGCGCTCCAGGTACTTAGGGCTTGCCACCCTGAGCTTCCTCGCCACGTGGGCCTTGAGGAAGGCGAGGGTCCCCGGGGGCGCCTGCCCATCCCGGATCCTGGCGGCCAGGGTTCGCAGGAGTTCTTCCAAAGGCGCCTCCTGGCCCAAGAGGGCGGCGAACTCCTTCCCCTCCTCCGCCTCCAGGGCCTCCCCCAGGGCAAGCTCCCTCCGGGCGATCCCCAGGGCGTTCAGGGCCACCAGGGTCTGGAAGCGGAGCCGGGGGTCGGCCAGGCCAGGGAGGAGCTCCCTCTCCAAAAACTCCCCCACGGCCTCCAAGAGTTCGTCCAGGCTGGGCCTATCCATGGGTCTCCAGCAGGTGGAGGACCTCGTACTCCATCTCAGCGGCGAGCCTGCCCAGCACCGCGAGCTCCGCGCTCCTTTCCTCCCCCCTAAGGTGCCTCCGGGCCTGCTTCAGGGCCCCGAGCCCCCAGCGCACGTTCCCCAGGACCTCCCACCAGAAGAGCTCCCCCTCCGCGATCCCCCGCCCGGTGAGGGCGTTGTACCGCTCCAGGAAAGGCCCCACCTCCCCCACGCCCCCCAGGCGCTTCCCGTCCTCCCCGAACCGCCAGGCCCGCACCAGGGGCCAGGCCAAGTCCTCGCCGCCCTGGGGCGTCGGTCCTAAACTCGCCCCATGGACCTCCGCCTCTTCTCCCTCCTCCTCGGCGTCCTGGTCTCCACGGTCAACGAAAGCGCCCTGACCCCCGCCCTGCCCTTCCTGGCCCGGGACCTCCGGGTGGGGTCGGCCCTGGCCCAGGGGGTGGTCACCGCCGGGCTTCTGGGCTCGGCCCTGGCCTACCTCCCCCTCACCCTGGTGGCGGGGCGGGTGGGAGCGGGGCGGGTTTATCGGACGGGCCTCTTCCTCCACGGCCTGGCCGCCCTCCTCCTCTACCTGGCCCCTTCCTTGCCCCTCCTCTATGGCCTCCGCTTCCTCCAGGGCATCGCGGCCGCAGGGGTAGTGGGCCTGGTGCCCGGGTTGGTAGCTGCGGGCTATCCTGACCGGCGTGGGTACGCCCTGGGCCTGGTGGCCAGCACCGTGGCGGCGGGCACCCTCTTCGGGCCCGCCCTAGGAGGCCTCCTCACGGGAAGCTGGGGCTGGCGCTTCGTCTTCCTCCTGCCCCTTCCCTTCGCCCTTCTCGCCCTGAGCCAAAGCGGGCACCTCCCGGGGCTTCCGCCGCAAGGGGGGGACCTGGGGCGGCTTTTGCGGACGCGGCCCTTTCTCCTCGCCCTCCTCGCCACCGGCCTCTACTTTGCCCACACCCTGGGGGTCAGCGTGGCCTTGGCCTTCTTTCTGGCCGAGGCAGGCCTCGGCCCCGAGGCGGTGGGAGGCCTCCTTCTCCTCGCGCCGCTTGAGCTCCTCCTTCTCGGGGCCTGGGCTGGCCGGCTGGCGGATCGGCGGGGATACGCCCGGGTGGTGATCCTGGGGGGCTGGCTCCTCCTTTTGGGCGGGGTGGGGCTCGCCCTGCTGGCCTACCGGTACCCCGTGCCTGGGGCGGTGGTGGGCCTCCTTCTCCTGGGGGTGGGTCGGGCCCTCTTCCAGGCGGCCAACAACGCCCAGGTCCTCTCCTTGGCGCCCCCGGGCGAGGAGGCCCTGGCCTCGGGGGCGCTTTCCGTGGCCCGGGTCCTGGGCCAGGGGCTGGGGGGCCTCCTGGCCGGGGTGGGGCTTCACGCCCTGGCCGGCCTGGGCCCGCGGGGAGGCTTTGCCGCCCTCATCCTGCTCTTGAGTAGCCTCATGGGCCTGAGCCTTCTTTTCTTAAGCCGGGGGGTGGGGAAAGGACGCCCTGCCTCCTAAGGATGGCCTTGGCGTTCAGGTCAGGCTCGACCGGGTGCCGACGGCTAGCCCGTGCCTGCACCAGGGTTTTGTCCGCGGGGAGGTCCACGGCGAACCTGGATTTTCCTCCAGAACCAGGCGCACCCTCGGGCTTGAGAGCCCTTTTGGATCGGCAAAGATCCACCCTGCCCCTTTGGGGCGGATGGTGCCCCTGTCCTTTCTGCTTTTGAATGACTATCATGCAAGCATGGCAAACACCTTCCTCCCCCGCGCGGCGGGTCCCCTCCTGGAACGGCTCATGCGGGTATTTCCCGTGGTGGCGGTCATGGGCGCCCGGCAGGTGGGCAAAAGCACCCTGGTGCGCCACACGCCTGCCCTGGCCCGGCACCTTTACCTGAGTCTGGACGACCTGGACCTTCGCCTCCAGGCTCAGGCCGACCCCCACGCCCTCCTCCAGCGGGGCGAGCGGCTCATCCTGGACGAGGTGCAGCGGGTGCCCGAGCTCCTCCTCGCCCTCAAGCGGTCCGTGGACGAGGCCCGCGTGCCTGGCCGATTTGTCCTCACGGGCTCCGCCCACCTCCTCCTGCACGCCCATCTTTCGGAGACCCTGGCCGGGAGGGCCTCCCACCTGGTGCTCTGGCCCATGACCCGGCAGGAACAGCAGGGCCTGGGAAGGGCGGGGCTCTGGGGGGAACTCCTCCGCGCCTCCCCAAAGGACTGGCCCTCTCTCCTCCAGGAAGCGGAGGCCCTCCGGGAGGACTGGGGCACGGCGGTGGC
It includes:
- a CDS encoding DUF6285 domain-containing protein, producing the protein MDRPSLDELLEAVGEFLERELLPGLADPRLRFQTLVALNALGIARRELALGEALEAEEGKEFAALLGQEAPLEELLRTLAARIRDGQAPPGTLAFLKAHVARKLRVASPKYLERYP
- a CDS encoding MFS transporter codes for the protein MDLRLFSLLLGVLVSTVNESALTPALPFLARDLRVGSALAQGVVTAGLLGSALAYLPLTLVAGRVGAGRVYRTGLFLHGLAALLLYLAPSLPLLYGLRFLQGIAAAGVVGLVPGLVAAGYPDRRGYALGLVASTVAAGTLFGPALGGLLTGSWGWRFVFLLPLPFALLALSQSGHLPGLPPQGGDLGRLLRTRPFLLALLATGLYFAHTLGVSVALAFFLAEAGLGPEAVGGLLLLAPLELLLLGAWAGRLADRRGYARVVILGGWLLLLGGVGLALLAYRYPVPGAVVGLLLLGVGRALFQAANNAQVLSLAPPGEEALASGALSVARVLGQGLGGLLAGVGLHALAGLGPRGGFAALILLLSSLMGLSLLFLSRGVGKGRPAS
- a CDS encoding ATP-binding protein, yielding MANTFLPRAAGPLLERLMRVFPVVAVMGARQVGKSTLVRHTPALARHLYLSLDDLDLRLQAQADPHALLQRGERLILDEVQRVPELLLALKRSVDEARVPGRFVLTGSAHLLLHAHLSETLAGRASHLVLWPMTRQEQQGLGRAGLWGELLRASPKDWPSLLQEAEALREDWGTAVARGGFPVPALYLKDWEERQLWFRGYLQTYLERDVPALRAVENLPELRRLLEALALRS